The genomic DNA GACAACGGTTGGTCCGGGGTGATCGTGCACGGCGCGGTGCGCGACGCCGCCGCGCTGCGCACCATCGGCGTCGGGATCAAGGCGCTGGGCACCAACCCCCGCAAGGGCACCAAGACCGGCGAGGGTGAGCGCGACGTCGAGGTCAGCTTCGGCGGCGTGACCTTCGTCCCGGGCGAGATCGCCTATGCCGACGAGGACGGCATCGTGCTGGTCGCTCCCTAACCGCGAGCAGACGCAAACTCGCCCTTTTCTCACGGGAAAAGGGCGAGTTTACGTCTGCTGGGCTGGGAAACTAAACCTTCACGGTGGCACGGTGTTTGGTGAAGAGCAGCGACTCCTCGTCGACCTTGCCGTAGCGGATGGTGCGCATGTCGAAGAAGTAGTTCTGCTTGAGCTTCCACGGCGCTTCCGAACCTGACTTCGGCAAGGTGTCCATGGCGCGCCGGAAGTAGCCCGGGGTGAAGTCCATGAACGGCAGTTCGTCGACACTGCCACCGGGGTGCTGCGGCTCGACGCGGTCGAAACCGTTGGCGTCCATGTAGTTCAGCACGCGGCAGATGAACTCTGACACCAGATCGGCTTTCAGCGTCCACGATGCGTTGGTGTACCCGAACGTGATGGCCATGTTTGGCACACCGGAGAGCATCAGGCCTTTGTAGGTCATGCTCTCGGTCAGGTCGATCGGCTGACCGTTGCGGTACGCCACTGCGCCGCCGAACAACTGCATGTTCAGACCGGTTGCGGTGACGATGATGTCGGCCTGCAACTCCTCACCGGAGGTCAGCTTGATGCCGGTTTCGGTGAAGGTGTCGATGGTGTCGGTGACAACGCCGGCCTTTCCAGAGCGGATGGCCTTGAACAGATCCCCGTTGGGGGCCAGGCAGACTCGCTCGTCCCACGGGGCGTAGCTGGGGCTGAAGTGCTTGTCGTAGTCGAAGTCCTGGGGCAGGCGGCGGGTCCCCATCTTGCGCAAGAACTGCTTGAAGATCGACGGGAAGCGGCGTGCGATCTGGTACTGGCCGGTGCTGTAACCGATCTGCTTCCACCGGTTGACGAAGTGCGCCAGGTCCTTCGGCAGGTACTTGTTGGTCTTCACGGCCACCGGATCGACCAGCGGCAGCGACCCGACGTAGGTGGGCGAGCGCTGCAGCATCGTGACGTGTCCGACGCCGCCGCTGACCAGCGACGGGATCAGGGTGATGGCGGTGGCGCCGGAACCGATCACGACCATCTTCTTGCCCGTGTAGTCCAGGTCCTCGGGCCAGTGCTGCGGGTGGACGATCTGGCCCTTGAAGTTCTCGGCCCCCGGGAACTCGGGCGAGTAGCCCTCGTCGTAGTTGTAGTAGCCGCTGCACACCGACAGGAACGACGCGGTGATCTGCTTGGCTTCGCCGTTGTGCTCGACGCTGACGGTCCAGCGGTTGTCGGCATCCGACCAGTCCACCGAGAGGACGCGGTGGCCCGTGCGGATGTGGTTCCTGATGCCGTTCTCGTCGGCGGCCTCGTTGATGTAGTTCCAGATCGACTGTCCGTCGGCGATGGACTTGGCCGATTCCCACGGCTTGAACCGGAACCCGAGGGTGAACATGTCCGAGTCGGAGCGGATACCCGGGTACTTGAACAGGTCCCAGGTGCCGCCGATGTTCTCGCGACGCTCGAGGAGTACGTAACTCTTGGTGGGGCAGCGGTCCTGCAGGTGCCAGGCCGTGCTGATGCCGGAGATGCCGGCGCCGACGATCACAACATCGAAATGTTCGGTCATGGGACCGACGGTATCAACACGGTGTTGAGTGGGTCAACAGTATGTTGATAAATTCAACACAGTGTTATCGTGCTGGATGTGACCACCTCCAGTACGGCGCGCGCCCCGCGCGGTCGCCGCGCCGCCCGGCCGTCGGGCGACGACCGTGAGGCGGCCATCCTCGCGACCGCCAGGCAGCTGCTGGAGACCAAGAAATTCACCGACATATCGGTCGATGACCTGGCCAAAGGCGCCGGAATCTCCCGGCCCACCTTCTACTTCTACTTCCCCTCGAAGGAAGCCGTGCTGCTGTCGCTGATCGACCCGCTGATCAAGCGGGCCGACACCGGATTCGACAGTGCACTGGAAGACATGCCGACCGATCCCAAGCGGGCCATCCGGCACGGGATCGAGATCTTCGTCAGCTCGTTCGGGTCACATCCGGCCACCGCACGCGCCGGCACCGAGGCACTGAACAGCAGCCCGGAGTTCCGCGTGTTCTGGTCCGGGCTGATGCAGAAATGGATCAACCTGACTGCGGCCCTGATCGCCGCCGAGCGCGACCGCGGCGCCGCCCCGGACACTATTCCCGCCATGGACCTGGCGACCTCGCTCAACCTGATGAACGAGCGCACCATCATGGCGGCGCTGGCCGCCGAACAACCCGCGGTCGACTACGACAAGGTGGTCGACACCCTTGCCCACATCTGGCTGACCAGCATCTACGGCGAGGCCCGCTAACCCGTCCGGCGCCTATGCGAACATATGTTCGTGTCCGAACCTGCGGCCATCCTGCACGCTGATCTCGATTCGTTCTACGCATCGGTCGAGCAGCGCGACGACCCGGCGCTGAGAGGCCGCCCCGTGATCGTCGGCGGTGGCGTGGTGCTGGCGGCCAGTTACGAGGCCAAGGCGTTCGGGGTCCGCACCGCGATGAGCGGTGGCCAGGCCCGGGCGCTGTGCCCGCACGCCATCGTGGTGCCGCCGCGAATGTCGGCATATTCGGAGGCCAGCGGGCACGTGTTCGAGGTCTTCCACGACACGACGCCGGTGGTCGAGCCGCTGTCGGTGGACGAGGCGTTTCTCGACGTGTCCGGGTTGGGCCGGGTGTCCGGCACTCCGGTGGAGATCGCCCGACGGCTGCGCGAACAGGTCAGCGAGCAGGTGGGCCTGCCCATCACTGTCGGCATCGCGCGGACAAAGTTCCTGGCCAAGGTGGCCAGCCAGGTGGCCAAGCCGGACGGCCTGCTGCTGGTGCCGCCCGATCGCGAGCTGGCGTTCCTGCACCCACTGCCGGTGCGCCGGCTCTGGGGTGTGGGCGCCAAGACCGCCGAGAAGCTACACGCCCACGGCATCGAGACCGTCGCCGACGTGGCCGAGCTGCCCGAGTCGGCCCTGCGCCCCATGGTCGGCGGCGCCATGGCGCGACAGCTCTATGCGCTGTCGCGCAACATCGATCGACGCCGGGTGACGACGGGGGTCCGGCGGAGTTCCGTCGGCGCCCAACGCGCACTCGGGCGGCGCGGCAACACGATGTCGGCCGCGGAGGTGGATGTCGTGGTGGTCAACCTCGTCGACCGCATCACCCGCCGCATGCGGGGAGCGGGGCGTACTGGTCGGACCGTCGTATTGCGTTTGCGCTTCGACGATTTCGGGCGGGCCACCCGGTCGCACACCATGCCTCGGGCCACCGCCTCGACCGATGCGGTCCTGGGTGCGGCCCGCGCGCTGGTGACCGCCGCCGCGCCGGTGATCGCCGAGCGGGGGCTGACCCTGATCGGGTTCGCGGTGTCCAACATCGACCACCAGGGCAGCCAGCAGTTGGAACTGCCCTTTGACTCGGAACCAGATCCGGTGGCCATCGACGGCGCGATCGACGAGGTACGTCATCGGTTCGGCAATGCGATGTTGACCCGTGGCGTACTGGTCGGCCGCGATCCCGGTCTGGAGATGCCGACGCTGCCCTACTAGACCAGTTGCGCGGCAACGAATCCGGCCAGCAGCACGGCGAATCCACCGATCTCGCCGGCGATGAGGGCCAGCATCCCCGCATGCAGGCCTGCGGTGGGCCGCTCGAACTGGTTGGTGGTGTCACGCTTGGCGCCGTGCTCGATGTAGGCGGCGATGGCCACGACGAAAAAGAACACGAGCACCATTGCGGCGGTGAGGTTAACCCAGGTGGGCCAGGCGCTGAGTTCGACGAATACCGCGACCAGCAGCGTCGCGAACGAATACAGCAGGGCGGCTCGGTGGGCGATGTCCACGTAGGGGTGGGCGAGGTGGTTCTCACTGGTTGCCATCTGCCGGTACTTCCACACACCCAGCACCAGGGCCAGTAGGAAGATCAGGCCGGCGGCGAGCAGGGTGATGACGGTGTCGATGCCGAGTTCCGCGTGCATCGCGTGAGTTTACGAGCTTGTCGAATACCGCCGGTCACCCGTAGTGCGGCATTGCGCGCCAGCACACCGGAAGCGGTGGCCGGGACGATCACCCGGGAACCCGGACCCATCCGGCGCTGCCGCGGCATCACGAGGCGGCGGTGTCGACGCTCGTATTCGCGCAGGGCCGTCGCGGGGTCGTCCCGGTTGGCCGCCACGCAGTCGGAAAGCGTTGCCGCACCGGCGATTGCCAGGCTCGATCCGTCCCCGAGCAGCGATACGCATGAGGCCGCGTCACCGAGCAGAACGATCCGCCCGCACGACCAGGTGTCCATGCGGACGCGGCTGACCGAGTCGAAGTAGAGGTCGGGGGCCTCCCGCATCTGCCGCAGCAGGTCGGGCACCCGCCATCCCATGCCGGCGTATGCGTCGGCGACGACGTCCTTGTGCGCCGACGAGTCGCGGTGGTCGAAGTCCGGCAGCGCCCGGTGGCGGAAGATGAACGCGGCGATGCCGCGACCGGTCGCCGGGTGCACGGCCGCCATACGTCCGGGCTCGTTGTACATCAGGACGGTGTCGCCGTCCGCCGCCTCGGCCAGGTCGACGGTGGCGACGTACATGCCGAGGTGCTCGATGAAGCCCGTTCCGACCACCAATTCCCGTACCCGCGAATGCAACCCGTCGGCGCCTACCACCAGATCGAATTCCTGCGGGCCGGCCTGCTCGAAGGTGACCTCGACGCCAGTGGCGTTCTGACTCAGCGAGGTGACCGTGTCGCCGTACCGGTATTCGGCGGCGTCGCGCCCGGCGTCGGCCAGGATGGCGGCCAGATCGCTACGGGGAATCTCGATTCCTTTCCCCAGTTGCATCGGCGCCCACCCGATGCGCCGGCCGCCCCGGTCTACGGCACTGAGCCCGGTGGCCCGGGTCGCCGCAGACCTGAGCGCAGGCAGCACTCCCATGCGCTCCGCGACGCCGTACGCCGGACCCCGCACGTCGACCGGACTACCACTGGACCGGTCACCACCGGCGCGTTCGACGACCGTGACCGCCATTCCCGACCGGGCCATCCAGAACGCCGCGGTCGAGCCGGCCACCCCCGCACCCACGATGAGCACCGTGTTCATCTCTGCACCTTTCTGCAGTTAGTGCAATATTGCACTAACTGCAGTTATACACTCGATGCATGCCCGCCGATACCGCCGCCGCCTCGCTACGCGAGCGCAAGCGCGAACGCACCCGCGCCGCCATCGTCGACGCCGCGCTCAAGCTGTTCGCCGCCAACGGATACGACGGCACGACGGTGGCCGATATCGCCGCGGCCGCTGATATCGCGCCGCGCACGTTCTTCAGCTATTTCGCCAGTAAGGACGACGTGTTGTTGCCGGGTGCCGACGCCCGGGTGCATGCCGCCCTCGACGCCATCGCGGAGCGCGGCCCCGAGGATCGTCCTGCCGATGTGCTACTGCGGGCCCTCGGCTCGGTGATCGACGGCGGCCACGACTTCGCCGACAAAGAGGGTGCGCTGCGCTTCCGGCTGGTTCAAACCATTCCGGCGATTCGGGGACGTGCACTGCAGTACCAGCTCGACGCCCAGCGGGAGATCGCGCAGCACCTGCAGGCGGCGTACGCCGACGAGCTCGACACCGTCGCCGCGGGTGCCATCGTCGGGGCCTTTGTCGGCGCGGTAACCGGCGCCGTCCAGGCCATGGTCGACACCGGCATACCCGCCGGCCACGAGGCCCGCGCCCGGGCCTTGCGGCGGGCCACTGAGATCGCGCTGCGGCCGTGGCAGCGGAATTGACCACGAAATCTGAGTAATGTCCCCCATCCACAGCACCACGGACTACGACAAGCTGCGAAACATGAACGCATTCAACGACTCATCCAGGGTCACCGCCGCATTCTTCCTCCAGGCCGCCATCGCCTTCGGGGCGAGTTTTCTCGGTCTGCTCGGCGGGGTCCTGTTCCTGCCACTGGATCTGTGGCAGCGACTGTTTCTGGCGATGACCGTCCTGTTCCTCGTGACGAGCTCGTTCACCCTGGCCAAGGTGATCCGCGATCAGCAGGAAGCCACCACCATCCGGGTGCGGCTCGACGAGGCCAGGATGGAAAAGCTGATCGCCGAACATAATCCGTTCACCTCAGCCGCCTGAGGCCCATTCCAGAAGCTGTTCTGCCGGCCAGGTGTTCACGATCCGATCGATCGGCACCTCGGCCTCCTGGGCACGCTGGGCTCCGTATCCGAGGAACTCGAGCTGGCCCGGCGCATGGGAATCGGTGTCGATGCTGAAGACGCAGCCGATGTCCAGCGCGTGCTTCAGCAGCCGGGTCGGTGGGTCGCGCCGCTCGGGCCGGGAGTTGATCTCGACGGCGGTGCCGTGGTCGAGGCACGCCGTGAAGACTTTCTCCGCATCGAATTTCGACTCCGGCCGCACGCCGCGTCCGCCGGTGACCAGCCGTCCGGTGCAGTGCCCGAGGACATCGGTGTGCGGATTCGAAACGGCCTTGATCATGCGCCGGGTCATGGCCGCGGAGTCCATGGCCAGTTTGGAGTGCACGCTGGCCACCACGATGTCCAAGCGTTCCAGCAGTTCGGGTTCCTGGTCCAACGATCCGTCTTCGAGAATGTCGACCTCGATCCCGGTCAGGATGCGCATCGGCGCCACCAGCTCGCGTAGCTCCTCGATGACGTCGAGTTGCTCGCGCAACCGGTCCGGGGACAGCCCGTTGGCCACTCGCAGCCGCGGGGAATGGTCGGTCAGCGCGCAGTACTCGTGACCCAGGTCGCGCGCGGCCAGCATCATCTCTTCGATCGGGGCGGATCCGTCCGACCAGTTGGAGTGGACATGCAGGTCACCCCGCAGTGCGGCGCGCACCTCACCTCCACCGAGATCCTCAGCCGCCGAACGTAATTCGACGAGCGTATCGGGCTCCCGACCGGCCCAGGCCTGGGCAATCACCTTCGCGGTCTTGGGTCCCACGCCCGGCAGCGTCTGCCAGCTGTTCGACGCGCCCAGCCGTTCCCGTTGCGCGTCGGTCAGCGCCTCGACGGTGTCGGCGGCATTGCGATAGGCCATCACACGCCGCGGGTCCTCGCGCGCGCGGTCCTTGTAGTACGCGATCTGGCGCAGTGCGGTCACCGGATCCATGCGCACCGCTCAGCAGTCCCCCGGCCGCGCGGCACAGTGCGGCGTGGCGCCCGGGAACCGGTAACGGTGGTTCGCCACCCAGCGGTAGGCGGCGTTCTGCAGCTGACGCACACCGGGAATCCGATACAGCCCCAACGGAATCCGGGTACCCATACCGGCCGACACGGCGGCGTTGATCGCTTCGGCACCGCGGTACACCTCGCCCGAGGAGTCCTGCCACCACGCCGCTTCGGTGAGCTCGTCGGCTGTCACGCCAAGCCGCTGGGCCGTGCCGGGCCGTTGAAACGGCTCGATGTGCAGCCCGCCGGTCCGTTGCCGCCGCACCAGGGAGTTGACGCTGCGGGTGCACATGCCGCAGTTTCCGTCGAAGTACAGGACGCCGCTCATACCTCCAGTGTGCCCAGCGTTTGCGATGCCGTACAGTGGATTGCGAAATCGTTCAATCCATAAATCCGTCAGGCAAATCCTTGATCAGGACTACGGCCGGCACCTTGGGCCGGCTACTGCCCCACCGCGACGACTACAGCGAATTGCCACGCTCGTGGCGCCGCGACATCCTCGCCGGTGTGACCGTCGGCGTGGTGGCACTGCCGTTGGCGTTGGCATTCGGGATCAGTTCGGGCGTGGGAGCCGCCGCAGGGCTGGTCACGGCAGTGGTGGCCGGCCTGGTCGCGGCCGTGTTCGGCGGTTCCCATGTGCAGGTGTCCGGCCCGACGGGGGCGATGGCGGTGGTTCTCGCGCCGATCGTCGCGCTGCACGGGCTCGGCAGCATCGCCCTGGTGACCGTTGCGGCGGGCCTGATAGTGCTGGCAGCCGGGGCCACCGGTCTGGGCCGGGCAGTGACGTTCATTCCGTGGCCGGTGATCGAGGGGTTCACCCTGGGCATCGCGACGATCATCTTCCTCCAGCAGGTTCCCGCCGCCTTCGCCCAGCAGGCCCCGGCCGGTGAGCGCACGCTGCCTGCCGCGTTTACGGCGATCGCCCACGCGGACTGGACCGCCGCGGCGAAAACCCTTGGGGTGGTGGCTGTCGTCGCGCTCCTCATGGTCGCCCTGCCCCGGCTGCACCGGGCCATCCCCGAATCGCTGACCGCGGTGATCGTGGTTACCGTCCTGGTCTCCGTCCTCCACCTTCCGGTCGCCGCGATCGGTGAGTTGCCGTCACACCTGCCCACTCCGGTGCTCCCCCACGCCGACCTCGGCGCCTTGCGCACCCTGCTGGGTGCCGCGCTGGCGATCGCCGCACTGGCAGCCATCGAATCGCTGCTGTCGGCGCGGGTCGCCGCCACCATGTCGCCGACCGGACCGTACGACCCCGATCGTGAGCTGGTGGGTCAGGGCCTGGCCTCGGTTGCGTCCGGAGTTTTCGGCGGCATGCCCGCCACCGGCGCGATCGCCCGCACCGCGGTCAACGTCCGGTCCGGCGCGAGGACGCGGGTGGCGGCGATCGTGCACTCGCTCGTCCTGCTGGGCGTGGTGTATCTGGCCACCGGCCCGGTGTCCACCATTCCGCTCGCCGCGCTGTCCGGTGTGCTGATGGTGACGTCGTTCCGGATGATCTCGGCGGGCACGATCCGGAAGATCCTGCGCTCCACCCGATCCGATGCATTGACGTTTCTGCTGACCGCCGCGGTCACCGTGTGCTTCGACCTGATCGAGGCCGTCGAGATCGGCGTCGTCGTCGCCGCGTTCTTCGCGTTGCGTTCGGTGGCGCGGCGCAGCAGCGTGGTTCGCGAGGAGCTGCCCGCCCCGCGGTTGCCCGGGGACGATCAGATCGCGCTGCTGCGGCTCGACGGCGCGATGTTCTTCGGTGCGGCCGAACGCATTTCGAGCGCGATCGCGGACGCCGAGCATCCGCAGACGTCCGTCGTCATCATCCGGATGTCGCAACTCGGCATGCTCGATGCCACCGGCGCCCACACACTGGCGGAGATCGCCACTGAATTGGAGGCCCGCGGTATCACGGTGATCATCAAGGGCGTTCGCCCCGAACACGCCGAGTTGCTGACCAACGTCGGCGTGTTCGAGTCACTGCGACACGAAAACCACCTGCTCGACTCGCTGGACGATGCGGTCGAACACGCACGAACGCACGTCAGGTGACCGTACGGATCAGCTTCTTGTTCACGAACTCGTCCATGCCGAACTTGCCGAGCTCGCGTCCGAAACCGGACCGCTTGATGCCACCGAACGGCAATTCGGCCCCTTCGGCGCCGACCGCGTTGACGAACACCATGCCCGCATCGATCCGGTCGGCTACCCGCGCGGCCTGATCCGCGTCGGTGGTGAATACGTAGGAGCCCAGTCCGAACGGGGTGTCGTTGGCGATTTCGACTGCCTCGTCCTCCGAGCCGGCCTTGTACACCACGGCCACCGGGCCGAACAGCTCCTGGCGGTAGGCGTCGTTGTCCTCGGTGACGCCGGTCAGCACAGCCGGTGGGTAGAAGGCACCGCGGCGCTCACCCGCCGCGGTCAGCTTCGCGCCCTGATCGACAGCGGCCTTGACCTGTTGCTCGAGTCGCTCGGCGGCCAGCTCCGAGGACAGTGGAGCGATCCCGTCGGCGGCAGCCAGCAGCTTCTCGGTGAACTTGGTCAGGAAGTCGTCGTAGATGTCGTCGGCGACGATGAACCGCTTGGCGGCGTTGCAGGCCTGCCCGGTGTTCTCCATCCGGCCCTCGACAGCGGCCTGGACGGTCGCGTCGATGTCATCGGTGGACAGCAGGATGAACGGATCGGAGCCACCGAGTTCCAGCACGCACTTCTTGAGGTTGCGGCCGGCGATCTCGGCCACCGCGGCACCCGCCCGTTCGGAACCTGTCAGCGATACCGCGGCCACCCGGGGGTCTTCGATGATCTGGGCAACCTGGTCGTTGGTGGCACGGATGTCGACGTAGGCGCCCTGCGGCAGACCGGCCTCCAGGAAGATCAGCTGCAACAGCTCGGCGGATTCGGGGCATTGCGGGGCGTGCTTGAGCAGAATTGTGTTGCCCACGATCAGGTTTGGACCGGCGAAGCGGGCCACCTGGTAGTAGGGGTAGTTCCACGGCATGATGCCGAGCAGCACACCGACCGGGCCTCGCTTGACCACCGCAGCGCCTTCGCCTTCGAGCAGGGTGATCTCCTCGTCGGCGAGGAATTTCTCCGCGTTGTCGGCGTAGTACTGGTAGATGGCAGCGCTGAAGTCGACCTCGCCGAGGGCCTGGTCGCGCGGCTTGCCCATCTCACGGACGATGACGTCGGCGAGTTGCTCGCGGCGCTGCTCGTGCAGGGCGGCGACCTTACCGATGAGCGCGGCCCGCTCGGCCACCGTGGTGGTACGTGCCCAGGTGCGGCCAGTCTTGGCAGCAGCCTCGATCGCGGCCTGGATCTCGGCGTCGGTCGAGGTCGGGTAGGTGGCGACCACCTTTGCGGTCGCCGGATCGGTGACTGCGTACTCGCTCATGTTCACTCCCAGATGGTCTGATCGCGGGATTCCGCATATTTCCCAGCCTGAGACTACCGATCGCAGCGGCCAGATGGCACCGAAGATACGGAATCAGCACGGCCCGGATCCTCTGGAATGAATGCTGCGACGGGACTAGTTTCTGATGACGTGCGCTTCGCCTTCAAAACATCCCCGCAGAACACGACCTGGGCCGACATGCTTGCCATCTGGAAAGCGGCCGACACGATCGACGTCTTCGAATCCGGCTGGACGTTCGACCACTTCTATCCGATCTTCTCCGACTCGTCCGGTCCCTGCCTCGAGGGCTGGACGACGCTGACCGCGCTGGCGCAGGCCACTGAGCGGTTGCGTGTCGGCGTGCTCGTCACCGGCATCCACTACCGCCATCCCGCCGTGCTGGCGAATATGGCTTCGGCACTCGACATCGTCTCCAACGGCCGCCTGGAGCTCGGCATCGGCGCCGGCTGGAACGAGGAGGAGTCGGGCGCCTACGGAATCGAACTGGGCTCGATCAAGGAACGCTTCGACCGGTTCGAGGAGGCCTGCGAGGTTCTCAAGGGCCTCCTGACCCAGGAGACAACGACGTTCGACGGCAAGTTCTACCAACTCAAGGATGCCCGCAACGAGCCGAAGGGCCCGCAGCAGCCGCATCCGCCGTTCTGTATCGGCGGCAGCGGTGAGAAGCGCACGCTGCGCATCACCGCGAAGTACGCCGACCACTGGAACTTCGTCGGCGGCCCGCCTGAGGAGTTCGCCCGTAAGCGCGATGTGCTCGCCGCCCATTGCGCCGACCTCGGCCGCGATCCCAAGGAGATCACCTTGTCGGCGCACGTGCGCCTCGGTGAGGACCGCGATTACGCGAAGGTGGTCGACGAGGCCGCGGCGCTGGGCGCCGAGGGCCTGGATTTGGCGATCATCTACCTGCCGCCGCCCTACGATCCTGCCGTACTGGAACCGTTGGCCGAGGCGATCAGAGATTCGGGCCAGCTGACCCGCTGACGCATATAGTTACGCCCTCGGATCGGCGCTTATGCGTCGGTTCGAGGGCGTTGTGAATTGCATTCAGCAAACAGCAACGGGGTGCGAGCCCACCGGGCCCGAAGGGACGGATACCCGTCAAACCCCGAAGCGAAGTAGCTCGTCTGCCGTGGCCAGGCGTTCGTTCTTGGCCGGGAACTCACGACTCTTCATCGGGTGACGGAACAATGACCAGGCAAAACGACTCATCCGTGACCGGCTGATCGGATTGATGTACACGGTGATCACTCCTGCGAATTACTGGTTGCTGTACCCGTAGTTCCACGTTACCGCAGCACTCTCACCACGTCATTAAATACCCGACATCCGGCAAACAGTGCGAGGCACGCCGCAAAAAAATCAGATGTTTCTGATGAGACTAATGTGGCGAATGAGGTGGCAAGATCGAGAGAATGGGAGATGTGGATCACGTTTCAGCACTTGTGGGGACGCCGTCGACCTGTGATGCAAGACACAACAGTTAATTAAGAGATCTCTCAAACTTGCCTTCGGCCGAGACGCGCGGCCGGGTGCGATTTCAGTGCGCGGTTCAAATTGCCGCGCTGGTTCCTGCGATCGCGCCGCTAAACTTTCTTCCAGGCAAGGGGGCGCGTTCATGGGTTTTCTCGACCGTTTTACCGACAGCGTGACGGATTTCGCGAACGGTCCTCTCAAACTCGCCAGCGGTGTAGTCAACGGCGCGAAGGACGGGGCGAGTCTCGTCGACAACCTCCTCGACGGGGACATGGGCGGCGCTCTTCAAGACGGCTTCAAGCTTGCGGACGACCTCGGAGACATCGGCGAGGGCCTCACAAGCCTCGGATTCGGAGTAGGACCACTGCCGACGGGATTCAACTCGATGAAGAGTCTCGTACCAGCCGAGTCCAAGATCCTATGGCTCGCTCAATTGGCGATCGACGGCATGAAGTTGACCACGGGATCGGGAAACCCCACTAACGGCGACGAATTCCGTGGCTCGAGTGAACGTCTCGCGACGGTTGTGGACACCCTCATCGCCGCAGAGCCGCATACGGACCGGTGGGATGGAACCGCCTCGCAGGTCTACAACGCGGTGAACGCCTCGCATCGACGCGTCACTTTCGAGGTAGAGGACGCTGACCTCGAAGTTGCAAAAGTCCTCGACATCGAGGCGGAACAGGTTGGCCGTACCCGGGAAACCCTCGACGACCAGATCGACTGGCTCAAGGCCTACGACTACGCGACCATGGCAATGAATGCCACGGGACCGAGTGCCGCACTAAAGATGGCATTGGATACCGTCGCTGCCGCCACAGCAACGGGAATCGCGGGTTCCGCGATCGGCGTCCTGTTCAAGAACAGCTTGGAGAACGCCTCGCGCATCCGCGACCATCTCGGCGGGTACGAAGGCGCGGCAAAAGACACCTCAGGGAAGCCCATGGGAGGGTGCGAAGTCTTCGCGGTGCCGGATCAGGACGATCCCGACGAACAGCTAGCTCGCCCCAAGAAGGAGACGCCGCTACCAGACTCCCATGCCCCAACCAAGGCGCCGT from Mycobacterium sp. DL440 includes the following:
- a CDS encoding NAD(P)/FAD-dependent oxidoreductase, whose translation is MTEHFDVVIVGAGISGISTAWHLQDRCPTKSYVLLERRENIGGTWDLFKYPGIRSDSDMFTLGFRFKPWESAKSIADGQSIWNYINEAADENGIRNHIRTGHRVLSVDWSDADNRWTVSVEHNGEAKQITASFLSVCSGYYNYDEGYSPEFPGAENFKGQIVHPQHWPEDLDYTGKKMVVIGSGATAITLIPSLVSGGVGHVTMLQRSPTYVGSLPLVDPVAVKTNKYLPKDLAHFVNRWKQIGYSTGQYQIARRFPSIFKQFLRKMGTRRLPQDFDYDKHFSPSYAPWDERVCLAPNGDLFKAIRSGKAGVVTDTIDTFTETGIKLTSGEELQADIIVTATGLNMQLFGGAVAYRNGQPIDLTESMTYKGLMLSGVPNMAITFGYTNASWTLKADLVSEFICRVLNYMDANGFDRVEPQHPGGSVDELPFMDFTPGYFRRAMDTLPKSGSEAPWKLKQNYFFDMRTIRYGKVDEESLLFTKHRATVKV
- a CDS encoding TetR/AcrR family transcriptional regulator is translated as MTTSSTARAPRGRRAARPSGDDREAAILATARQLLETKKFTDISVDDLAKGAGISRPTFYFYFPSKEAVLLSLIDPLIKRADTGFDSALEDMPTDPKRAIRHGIEIFVSSFGSHPATARAGTEALNSSPEFRVFWSGLMQKWINLTAALIAAERDRGAAPDTIPAMDLATSLNLMNERTIMAALAAEQPAVDYDKVVDTLAHIWLTSIYGEAR
- the dinB gene encoding DNA polymerase IV, yielding MFVSEPAAILHADLDSFYASVEQRDDPALRGRPVIVGGGVVLAASYEAKAFGVRTAMSGGQARALCPHAIVVPPRMSAYSEASGHVFEVFHDTTPVVEPLSVDEAFLDVSGLGRVSGTPVEIARRLREQVSEQVGLPITVGIARTKFLAKVASQVAKPDGLLLVPPDRELAFLHPLPVRRLWGVGAKTAEKLHAHGIETVADVAELPESALRPMVGGAMARQLYALSRNIDRRRVTTGVRRSSVGAQRALGRRGNTMSAAEVDVVVVNLVDRITRRMRGAGRTGRTVVLRLRFDDFGRATRSHTMPRATASTDAVLGAARALVTAAAPVIAERGLTLIGFAVSNIDHQGSQQLELPFDSEPDPVAIDGAIDEVRHRFGNAMLTRGVLVGRDPGLEMPTLPY
- a CDS encoding FAD-dependent monooxygenase, with product MNTVLIVGAGVAGSTAAFWMARSGMAVTVVERAGGDRSSGSPVDVRGPAYGVAERMGVLPALRSAATRATGLSAVDRGGRRIGWAPMQLGKGIEIPRSDLAAILADAGRDAAEYRYGDTVTSLSQNATGVEVTFEQAGPQEFDLVVGADGLHSRVRELVVGTGFIEHLGMYVATVDLAEAADGDTVLMYNEPGRMAAVHPATGRGIAAFIFRHRALPDFDHRDSSAHKDVVADAYAGMGWRVPDLLRQMREAPDLYFDSVSRVRMDTWSCGRIVLLGDAASCVSLLGDGSSLAIAGAATLSDCVAANRDDPATALREYERRHRRLVMPRQRRMGPGSRVIVPATASGVLARNAALRVTGGIRQARKLTRCTRNSASTPSSPCSPPA
- a CDS encoding TetR/AcrR family transcriptional regulator — translated: MPADTAAASLRERKRERTRAAIVDAALKLFAANGYDGTTVADIAAAADIAPRTFFSYFASKDDVLLPGADARVHAALDAIAERGPEDRPADVLLRALGSVIDGGHDFADKEGALRFRLVQTIPAIRGRALQYQLDAQREIAQHLQAAYADELDTVAAGAIVGAFVGAVTGAVQAMVDTGIPAGHEARARALRRATEIALRPWQRN
- a CDS encoding YiaA/YiaB family inner membrane protein, whose amino-acid sequence is MNAFNDSSRVTAAFFLQAAIAFGASFLGLLGGVLFLPLDLWQRLFLAMTVLFLVTSSFTLAKVIRDQQEATTIRVRLDEARMEKLIAEHNPFTSAA
- a CDS encoding PHP domain-containing protein, producing the protein MDPVTALRQIAYYKDRAREDPRRVMAYRNAADTVEALTDAQRERLGASNSWQTLPGVGPKTAKVIAQAWAGREPDTLVELRSAAEDLGGGEVRAALRGDLHVHSNWSDGSAPIEEMMLAARDLGHEYCALTDHSPRLRVANGLSPDRLREQLDVIEELRELVAPMRILTGIEVDILEDGSLDQEPELLERLDIVVASVHSKLAMDSAAMTRRMIKAVSNPHTDVLGHCTGRLVTGGRGVRPESKFDAEKVFTACLDHGTAVEINSRPERRDPPTRLLKHALDIGCVFSIDTDSHAPGQLEFLGYGAQRAQEAEVPIDRIVNTWPAEQLLEWASGG
- a CDS encoding thiol-disulfide oxidoreductase DCC family protein, yielding MSGVLYFDGNCGMCTRSVNSLVRRQRTGGLHIEPFQRPGTAQRLGVTADELTEAAWWQDSSGEVYRGAEAINAAVSAGMGTRIPLGLYRIPGVRQLQNAAYRWVANHRYRFPGATPHCAARPGDC